A window from Trinickia violacea encodes these proteins:
- a CDS encoding AraC family transcriptional regulator → MQVAMMLYEGFRLLEVTGPMDVFHEANRLSGAMLYEQHLVGPSPGPVACSNGVAVGTTESLLDVRTSFDIVVVPGSPAVGAGREHCELVDWLRDAGSRVRRLASVSNGAFLIARAGLADHRALTMHRRDAQRLSTEFPLVHVISHQSYLKDGNLYSSRGVSDGIRVALALVREDLGEEFARGVTQSLSRQRSWPKCS, encoded by the coding sequence ATGCAAGTAGCGATGATGTTGTACGAGGGATTCCGGCTGCTCGAAGTGACGGGCCCGATGGATGTCTTCCACGAAGCGAATCGTCTGAGCGGCGCAATGTTGTACGAGCAGCATCTCGTGGGGCCGTCCCCGGGGCCCGTCGCGTGCTCGAATGGCGTAGCGGTAGGCACGACGGAGTCTCTGTTGGATGTGCGTACTTCATTCGACATCGTCGTCGTGCCGGGCTCGCCGGCCGTCGGCGCGGGGCGCGAGCATTGCGAGCTGGTGGACTGGCTTCGCGATGCCGGAAGCAGGGTGCGACGGCTCGCGTCGGTGTCCAACGGGGCTTTCTTGATCGCGCGTGCCGGCCTTGCGGACCATCGCGCGTTGACTATGCATCGACGCGACGCACAGCGTCTCTCTACCGAATTTCCCCTCGTGCACGTCATCAGCCATCAAAGCTATTTGAAGGACGGCAACTTGTACTCGTCGCGTGGCGTGAGCGACGGTATCCGGGTGGCATTGGCGCTCGTCAGAGAGGACCTTGGCGAAGAATTCGCCAGAGGCGTCACGCAGTCATTGTCGAGGCAGCGTTCATGGCCCAAATGTAGCTAA
- a CDS encoding aspartate aminotransferase family protein, producing the protein MSLNNDATFWHNAKQHLIRYGGTFEPMIIERARGSFVYDADGRTILDFTSGQMSAVLGHSHPEIVSVISEYAGKLDHLFSGMLSRPVVDLATRLADITPDGLDRALLLSTGAESNEAAIRMAKLVTGKYEIVGFAQSWHGMTGAAASATYSAGRKGVGPAAVGSFAIPAPFLYRPRFERNGEYDYLAELDYAFDLIDRQSSGNLAAFIAEPILSSGGIIELPPGYMAALKRKCEERGMLLILDEAQTGVGRTGTMFACQRDGVTPDMLTLSKTLGAGLPLAALVTSAQIEERAHELGYLFYTTHVSDPLPAAVGLRVLDVVEREGLVARANVMGERLKHGLLDLMERFECIGDVRGRGLLLGVEIVKDRRTKEPADGLGAKITRECMNLGLSMNIVQLPGMGGVFRIAPPLNVREEEIDLGLELLGQAIQRSL; encoded by the coding sequence GTGTCCCTGAACAACGACGCAACCTTTTGGCACAACGCCAAACAGCACCTCATCCGGTACGGCGGCACGTTCGAGCCGATGATCATCGAGCGCGCCCGGGGCAGCTTCGTCTACGACGCGGATGGCCGCACGATCCTCGATTTCACCTCGGGGCAGATGAGCGCGGTGCTCGGGCACAGCCACCCCGAAATCGTGTCGGTCATCAGCGAATACGCGGGCAAGCTGGACCACCTCTTCAGCGGGATGCTCTCGCGGCCCGTGGTCGATCTGGCGACGCGCTTGGCCGACATCACGCCTGACGGGCTCGACCGCGCGCTGTTGCTCAGTACCGGCGCGGAGTCGAACGAAGCCGCCATTCGCATGGCGAAGCTCGTCACCGGCAAATACGAAATCGTCGGTTTTGCCCAGTCCTGGCACGGCATGACGGGTGCGGCGGCGTCCGCGACCTATAGCGCCGGACGCAAGGGTGTCGGCCCCGCGGCTGTCGGTTCGTTCGCGATCCCTGCCCCGTTCCTGTACCGGCCACGGTTCGAGCGCAATGGCGAATACGACTATCTGGCGGAGCTGGACTATGCGTTCGATCTCATCGATCGCCAGTCAAGCGGCAACCTCGCAGCGTTCATCGCGGAGCCGATCCTCAGCTCAGGCGGGATCATCGAACTGCCGCCAGGCTACATGGCCGCGCTCAAGCGCAAATGCGAGGAGCGCGGCATGCTGTTGATCCTCGACGAAGCGCAGACCGGCGTCGGGCGCACCGGCACGATGTTCGCGTGCCAGCGCGACGGCGTCACGCCCGACATGCTCACGCTGTCGAAGACACTCGGCGCCGGCTTGCCGCTCGCGGCCCTCGTGACTTCCGCGCAGATCGAGGAACGGGCTCATGAACTCGGCTATCTGTTTTACACGACCCACGTGTCCGATCCGCTTCCTGCCGCCGTCGGTTTGCGTGTGCTGGATGTCGTGGAGCGCGAGGGGCTGGTGGCGCGCGCGAACGTGATGGGCGAGCGGCTCAAGCACGGTTTGCTGGATTTGATGGAGCGCTTCGAGTGCATCGGCGACGTTCGCGGACGCGGGTTGCTGCTGGGCGTGGAGATCGTCAAGGATCGCCGCACGAAGGAGCCGGCGGATGGGCTGGGCGCGAAGATTACCCGCGAATGCATGAATCTGGGGCTCAGCATGAATATCGTGCAGTTGCCCGGGATGGGCGGAGTGTTCCGGATTGCGCCGCCGTTGAACGTGCGCGAGGAGGAGATCGATCTGGGGCTTGAGTTGCTTGGGCAGGCGATTCAACGGTCCTTGTAG
- a CDS encoding MFS transporter — MTTVDPFTIGAERLTVAQAPAPAPAPAPKPEAPAQPTPPQQSTLTLRLATGLVGMLLASLLAILNEQVTAQAMADIQGAFSIGHDDGTWLTALFEAANVTTMVFAPWFGITFTLKRFTIGAVVATMIFGFLCPFAPNLFTFYGLRVLQGMAGGCLPPMLIIVALRYLPPKVKLYGLAGYALTATFGPALGTPLAALWTEFVGWQMAFWQIVPLGIVSCVAIQWGLPKDPLKLERLAAFNWTGFLTGFPAVAMLVIGLLQGDRLDWLDSAFIRVMFIGGGLMLVMFLVNEWFHPHPFFKLQLLKRRNFTHGLTTLTGAVILLVGVAAIPGQFLATVHAYRPLQTAPLSLLVAAPLLITLPLTAALLNLRRVDHRWVMAIGLSLMIATCVMGSFITSEWIRDNFYWLQSIQVVAQPMVILGILMGVTTGLPPTEGPFASAMFNSLKTFSAAVATGLIEGLGTDRERLHSNMLVDQLGNHALVTSQSLDAAHGGLGELAHRIHEQAAVLTSADLYLVMAGVAVALLLLVPVLPVRIYPPWSTTPPSSSSH, encoded by the coding sequence ATGACCACCGTCGACCCTTTTACCATTGGAGCGGAACGATTGACCGTCGCGCAGGCGCCGGCTCCGGCACCCGCTCCTGCGCCGAAGCCGGAGGCTCCCGCACAGCCGACGCCCCCGCAACAGTCCACCCTGACGCTGCGCCTCGCCACCGGCCTCGTCGGGATGCTGCTTGCGTCTCTCCTGGCCATTCTCAACGAGCAGGTCACGGCGCAAGCGATGGCGGACATTCAAGGCGCGTTCTCGATCGGTCACGACGACGGAACCTGGCTGACGGCTCTGTTCGAGGCGGCCAATGTGACGACGATGGTGTTTGCCCCGTGGTTCGGGATCACCTTCACGCTGAAGCGATTCACGATCGGCGCCGTGGTCGCGACGATGATCTTCGGTTTCCTTTGCCCGTTTGCGCCGAACCTTTTCACGTTCTATGGGCTGCGCGTGCTGCAGGGGATGGCCGGCGGATGCCTTCCCCCGATGCTGATCATCGTGGCGCTGCGCTATCTGCCGCCCAAAGTGAAGCTCTATGGGCTCGCCGGGTACGCGCTCACGGCGACCTTCGGGCCGGCGCTCGGCACACCGCTCGCCGCGTTGTGGACCGAGTTCGTTGGCTGGCAAATGGCTTTTTGGCAAATCGTGCCGCTGGGCATCGTGAGCTGCGTGGCAATTCAGTGGGGCCTGCCGAAAGATCCGCTCAAACTCGAACGGCTCGCGGCATTCAACTGGACCGGGTTTCTGACGGGCTTTCCGGCCGTCGCCATGCTCGTGATCGGCCTTCTGCAAGGCGATCGTCTCGACTGGCTCGATTCCGCGTTCATTCGCGTGATGTTTATCGGTGGCGGGCTGATGCTGGTGATGTTCCTCGTCAACGAGTGGTTTCACCCGCATCCCTTCTTCAAGCTGCAGTTGCTTAAGCGCAGGAACTTTACGCACGGACTCACGACGCTCACAGGCGCGGTGATCTTGCTGGTTGGCGTGGCGGCGATACCCGGCCAATTTCTCGCCACCGTTCACGCCTACCGGCCGCTGCAAACCGCGCCCTTGTCGCTGCTGGTTGCCGCGCCGCTCTTGATCACGCTGCCTTTGACGGCGGCACTTCTGAATCTGCGGCGCGTCGACCACCGGTGGGTCATGGCCATCGGCTTGAGCCTCATGATCGCCACGTGCGTGATGGGCAGCTTCATCACGTCCGAATGGATCCGCGACAACTTCTACTGGCTTCAATCGATACAGGTCGTCGCGCAGCCGATGGTGATTCTCGGAATCCTGATGGGCGTGACGACGGGCTTGCCGCCGACGGAAGGTCCCTTTGCTTCAGCGATGTTTAACTCGCTCAAGACGTTTTCCGCGGCGGTGGCGACGGGTCTCATCGAAGGGTTGGGCACCGATCGCGAACGCCTTCATTCGAACATGCTCGTGGACCAATTAGGCAATCACGCGCTGGTGACGAGCCAAAGCCTCGACGCAGCCCATGGTGGCCTCGGCGAACTTGCACACCGGATCCACGAGCAAGCAGCGGTACTGACATCGGCGGATCTCTACCTCGTGATGGCGGGAGTCGCCGTCGCGCTTCTTCTCCTCGTGCCTGTGTTACCCGTGCGCATTTACCCGCCGTGGAGCACGACGCCGCCCTCTTCGTCTTCACATTAA
- a CDS encoding efflux transporter outer membrane subunit, whose translation MSTRDFTFRAIRALALEILACLVIAGCTVGPNFVPPTAATPPQVFERTDAAQAPSKATETEFNSDWWTLFNDPTLNALEKQLADANLDVAAASARLRQSRAGQRIAGAAELPTLDGAASYDRERGSPNGILSLLGVPSLGPESQNASGKTPLGVAPIPGSKGSPAYNLYQMGFDASWELDIWGGARRGVEEASALSDGSYEDRNAVLLSARAELARDYVELRDSQQLLNIAKQNLEIARNTTKLTQIRERDGVTTDLDVANASAQAASIESLIPTLETQCETRINAIGVLLDEEPGALKQTLGEPQEVPELPGQVPIGFPSELAQRRPDIRRAEAQLHAATASIGVAKADFYPHISLNGSAGFQSLQLTSLASWASGQFVLGPSITMPIFEGGRLKGTLQLREAQQQEAAIVYKRTVLEAWREVDDALVAYDAEQLRRDKLKEVVALNQRALAVAQQRYKAGALDYLDVLNVQKQLLEGQSNLEQSQATAAANLIELCKALGGGWESTYAGQTPQADKGTAASQSQPVQAEQNASITAKAD comes from the coding sequence ATGAGTACGCGAGACTTCACATTCCGCGCCATCCGCGCGTTGGCGCTGGAAATCCTGGCATGCCTCGTGATCGCCGGCTGTACCGTCGGACCGAATTTCGTGCCACCCACGGCGGCCACGCCGCCGCAAGTCTTTGAACGCACCGACGCGGCGCAAGCACCGAGCAAGGCCACCGAAACCGAATTCAATTCCGATTGGTGGACGCTGTTCAACGATCCCACGTTGAACGCGCTCGAAAAGCAACTGGCCGATGCGAACCTCGATGTGGCCGCGGCGTCGGCGCGCCTCCGGCAAAGCCGCGCCGGACAACGCATAGCAGGGGCGGCGGAATTGCCCACGCTGGACGGCGCGGCATCCTACGACCGCGAACGCGGCAGTCCGAACGGCATTCTGTCGCTGCTCGGCGTGCCCTCGCTCGGCCCCGAATCGCAAAACGCTTCAGGTAAAACGCCGCTTGGCGTGGCGCCGATTCCCGGCTCCAAGGGCTCGCCGGCCTACAACCTCTATCAAATGGGCTTCGATGCCTCTTGGGAACTCGATATCTGGGGCGGTGCTCGACGCGGTGTCGAAGAGGCGTCCGCCTTGTCGGATGGTTCTTACGAAGACCGGAACGCCGTGTTGTTGTCTGCGCGCGCCGAGCTCGCGCGAGACTATGTCGAATTGCGCGACTCACAACAGCTGCTGAACATCGCGAAACAAAACCTCGAGATTGCCCGCAATACCACGAAGCTCACGCAAATCCGCGAGCGTGACGGCGTGACGACGGATCTCGATGTCGCCAATGCCTCCGCGCAGGCGGCGTCGATCGAAAGTCTGATTCCAACGCTCGAAACCCAATGCGAGACCAGGATCAACGCGATTGGTGTCTTGCTCGACGAGGAGCCGGGCGCGCTCAAGCAAACGCTCGGCGAGCCGCAAGAGGTGCCCGAGTTGCCTGGACAAGTGCCCATCGGCTTTCCGTCCGAGCTCGCGCAACGCCGGCCCGATATCCGGCGAGCGGAAGCGCAATTGCATGCGGCGACGGCGTCGATCGGTGTGGCAAAGGCCGACTTCTATCCGCACATCTCGCTCAACGGCAGCGCGGGTTTCCAGAGTCTTCAGCTCACGAGCCTCGCCAGCTGGGCGTCGGGGCAGTTCGTTCTCGGCCCCTCCATCACGATGCCGATCTTCGAAGGCGGGCGCCTCAAAGGCACCCTGCAGTTACGCGAGGCGCAACAACAGGAGGCGGCGATCGTCTACAAGCGCACCGTGCTCGAGGCTTGGCGCGAGGTGGACGACGCACTGGTCGCCTACGATGCCGAGCAGCTGCGCCGCGACAAGCTGAAGGAGGTGGTGGCGCTGAACCAGCGCGCACTCGCCGTGGCGCAGCAGCGCTACAAGGCTGGGGCATTGGACTATCTCGACGTGCTGAACGTGCAGAAACAACTGCTCGAAGGCCAGAGCAACCTCGAGCAAAGCCAAGCGACTGCTGCTGCGAATCTGATCGAGCTCTGCAAGGCGCTCGGCGGTGGGTGGGAATCGACTTATGCAGGCCAAACGCCTCAAGCTGACAAGGGCACTGCGGCGTCTCAATCCCAGCCAGTTCAGGCAGAACAGAACGCGTCGATCACAGCAAAGGCAGACTGA
- a CDS encoding GNAT family N-acetyltransferase, producing MAGERMRIDGYVEISAVCVDDEYRGKGLAGRLINILRRDIEARGDTPFLHVISGNQAAIGLYERLGFELRQAFRLNIVKRADSSR from the coding sequence TTGGCGGGTGAGCGCATGCGCATCGATGGCTATGTCGAGATCAGCGCGGTTTGCGTGGATGACGAGTATCGCGGCAAGGGCCTTGCAGGTCGGCTGATCAATATCCTGCGCAGGGATATCGAGGCTCGCGGCGATACGCCGTTCCTGCATGTCATCAGCGGCAATCAAGCCGCGATCGGATTGTACGAACGCCTCGGGTTCGAACTGAGGCAGGCTTTTCGCCTCAACATCGTCAAGCGCGCGGATAGCAGCCGCTAG
- a CDS encoding GlxA family transcriptional regulator — protein MKVAIVIFDGVQALDVAGPLDVFAEANTILTAQQKYEVTLVGPQAGTVTCSNGMGLSVPYSYADLDTQFDLLLIAGGPQLPDVQPSNDFLTWLQNQAQNATRFGSICNGAFVLAHAGLLDGKQVTTHWADAGRLADEFPQARLQPDKIFVRDGRLITSAGVTAGIDLCLSLVAEDWGHEVAVRVAKRLVVYIQREGGQSQYSPYMGTGRDEDPIIGKVHRYVTEHITDALSIEQLADSVGVSRRTFSRVFAKYAKVTPSAFVEQVRVDSARKLLEDSDAPLKTVAYQCGFRSATHMRTTFSRRLEVTPKQYRQRFRGDAGTQASIQ, from the coding sequence ATGAAAGTCGCCATTGTCATATTCGATGGTGTTCAAGCGCTCGATGTTGCGGGCCCCCTCGACGTGTTTGCGGAAGCCAACACAATCCTGACTGCGCAGCAGAAATATGAAGTCACGCTGGTGGGCCCCCAGGCCGGCACCGTGACCTGCTCGAACGGGATGGGGCTTTCCGTGCCGTATAGCTATGCCGATCTCGACACGCAATTCGACTTGCTGCTGATCGCAGGCGGACCGCAATTGCCCGACGTTCAACCGTCGAACGATTTTCTGACGTGGCTGCAAAATCAGGCACAAAACGCGACGCGATTCGGCTCCATTTGCAATGGGGCATTCGTGCTTGCCCATGCCGGACTGCTCGACGGCAAGCAAGTGACGACCCACTGGGCGGACGCGGGCCGCCTTGCCGACGAATTCCCGCAGGCGCGTTTGCAGCCCGACAAGATCTTCGTTCGCGACGGACGCCTCATTACGTCGGCGGGCGTGACGGCCGGCATCGATCTGTGCCTGTCGCTGGTCGCCGAAGATTGGGGACACGAAGTGGCGGTGCGTGTTGCAAAACGTCTTGTCGTCTATATCCAGCGCGAAGGCGGCCAATCTCAGTACAGCCCGTATATGGGAACCGGCAGGGATGAAGATCCGATTATCGGCAAGGTGCACCGGTACGTGACCGAGCACATCACCGATGCGCTCTCCATCGAACAGCTCGCGGACTCAGTTGGCGTGAGCCGGCGGACCTTCTCGAGAGTCTTCGCCAAGTACGCGAAAGTGACGCCGTCCGCGTTTGTCGAGCAGGTTCGCGTCGACAGCGCGAGGAAGTTGCTCGAAGATTCGGATGCGCCGCTGAAAACCGTTGCCTACCAATGCGGCTTCCGCAGTGCCACGCATATGCGCACGACGTTCTCCCGGCGGTTGGAAGTCACGCCGAAACAATATCGGCAGCGATTCCGCGGCGATGCAGGCACGCAGGCCTCGATTCAATGA
- the mug gene encoding G/U mismatch-specific DNA glycosylase has protein sequence MTRSSVTDADSLQALPDLLEPNLSLVFCGINPGIRAASTGHHFAGRGNRFWRVMHLAGFTPEQIRPEDDHTMLRYGCGLTTVVPRPTAQAAELSRAEIELAGDAFRRKIERYAPRHIVFLGKMALSAISGTRDIAWGLQTEPFGGARAWVVPNPSGLNRAFDLDALVTAYREVRVAVASAA, from the coding sequence ATGACTCGCTCATCCGTGACGGATGCCGATTCGCTTCAAGCGCTTCCCGATCTTCTTGAACCGAACTTGTCGTTGGTATTTTGCGGAATCAATCCCGGTATCCGTGCGGCATCGACAGGTCACCACTTTGCGGGCCGAGGCAATCGCTTCTGGCGGGTCATGCATCTCGCCGGCTTTACCCCCGAGCAAATTCGGCCCGAAGACGATCACACGATGCTTCGATATGGCTGCGGTCTCACTACCGTGGTCCCGCGACCCACCGCACAGGCCGCCGAGCTCTCGCGAGCGGAGATTGAACTGGCCGGTGATGCCTTTCGGCGAAAGATCGAGCGATACGCGCCGCGGCACATCGTTTTCCTCGGAAAGATGGCGCTTTCGGCCATCTCCGGCACGCGCGATATTGCTTGGGGGCTGCAAACAGAGCCATTCGGCGGCGCACGCGCGTGGGTCGTCCCCAATCCAAGCGGGCTGAATCGGGCGTTCGACCTCGATGCGCTGGTGACCGCCTACCGCGAAGTTCGCGTAGCGGTAGCGTCCGCAGCCTGA
- a CDS encoding HlyD family secretion protein produces the protein MSTAARTPLKLIPAAAIAVALGVGAWAYASLSGGSNTESTNDAYVQADFTLVAPRIPGQIAEVLVDDNQSVKAGQLLVRIDDRDYKAALMSAQADVAAAKASVANFDAEIARQPSLVDQARATLKSDDAAIAFARDNATRYQDLSQTGAGTAQEQQHASSALAEQLAQQAHDQAALEATEQNLNVLNTQRDKAAGALARAEAALDQAQLNLSYTEIRAPIDGKVGRRSARVGAYVTPGAPVLAIVPLSEAYVVANFQENQITKMRPGESVRIKVDSLPGVVIRGRIDSLAPATGVSFAPIAPDNATGNFTKIVQRVPIKIDIDKGQEAASALSVGLSVETEVATGRHSDARAEAGEQK, from the coding sequence ATGTCAACCGCTGCTCGAACTCCCCTCAAACTCATTCCTGCCGCCGCTATTGCCGTCGCACTCGGTGTTGGCGCATGGGCTTATGCAAGCCTGTCAGGCGGCTCGAATACCGAATCCACGAACGATGCCTACGTCCAGGCCGATTTCACGCTCGTGGCACCGCGCATCCCCGGCCAGATCGCCGAAGTCTTGGTCGACGACAACCAGTCGGTCAAAGCCGGGCAATTGCTGGTGCGTATCGACGACCGCGACTACAAGGCCGCCTTGATGAGCGCTCAAGCGGACGTCGCCGCGGCCAAAGCGTCCGTCGCTAACTTCGACGCCGAGATCGCGCGGCAGCCCTCGCTCGTCGATCAGGCGCGCGCGACGCTCAAGTCCGACGATGCGGCGATCGCGTTTGCGCGCGACAACGCCACGCGCTACCAGGATCTCTCGCAAACCGGCGCAGGCACGGCGCAGGAGCAACAGCACGCGTCGAGCGCGCTCGCGGAGCAGCTCGCGCAGCAGGCCCACGACCAAGCCGCGCTGGAAGCGACCGAGCAGAACCTGAACGTCCTGAACACCCAGCGCGACAAAGCGGCCGGCGCGCTCGCACGCGCCGAGGCGGCGCTCGATCAGGCGCAGCTCAACCTCTCCTATACGGAGATTCGCGCGCCGATCGACGGCAAGGTTGGACGGCGTTCCGCACGCGTTGGCGCCTACGTGACGCCCGGCGCGCCGGTTCTCGCGATCGTGCCGCTTTCGGAAGCCTATGTCGTCGCCAACTTCCAGGAAAACCAGATCACCAAGATGCGGCCCGGCGAAAGCGTGCGCATCAAGGTGGACAGCCTGCCTGGCGTTGTGATTCGCGGCCGGATCGATAGTCTCGCGCCCGCCACCGGCGTGAGCTTCGCGCCGATCGCGCCCGACAACGCGACGGGCAACTTCACCAAGATCGTTCAACGCGTGCCGATCAAGATCGACATCGATAAAGGTCAAGAGGCGGCGTCTGCGTTGAGCGTGGGGCTTTCTGTCGAAACCGAAGTGGCCACCGGTCGACATAGTGATGCACGGGCCGAAGCAGGAGAGCAAAAATGA
- a CDS encoding antibiotic biosynthesis monooxygenase family protein: MFAAMLEVNPKPEQFNAYLGMAKVLRPELEKIDGFIDNNRYASLTREGWVLSLSSWRDEKALVRWRSQQVHHKIMQAARDRVFADYRLRIGQVVSDNQLPAGQALIEQRLDVTETGRGTAVTLHEGQFAPDWVKQAGAEAVAKALGVDTNAPGLVAWDVFDALMTPGDVIAVVTWRDQAATEAFERGAAAADGSRRRNVRIIREYGMFDRREAPQYFAEAQRS, from the coding sequence ATGTTTGCCGCAATGCTTGAAGTCAATCCGAAGCCCGAACAGTTCAACGCGTATCTCGGCATGGCCAAGGTGCTGCGCCCCGAACTCGAGAAGATCGACGGGTTCATCGACAACAATCGCTACGCCAGTCTCACACGCGAAGGATGGGTTCTGTCGCTGTCGAGCTGGCGCGACGAGAAGGCGCTCGTGCGCTGGCGCAGCCAGCAGGTCCACCACAAGATCATGCAAGCCGCGCGTGACCGGGTGTTTGCCGACTATCGCTTGCGTATCGGTCAGGTCGTCAGCGACAACCAACTGCCTGCGGGACAGGCCCTGATCGAGCAGCGCTTGGATGTCACCGAGACGGGACGCGGCACGGCAGTGACCTTGCATGAAGGGCAGTTCGCGCCGGACTGGGTCAAGCAAGCTGGCGCGGAAGCGGTGGCGAAAGCGCTTGGCGTCGATACGAACGCGCCTGGCCTCGTTGCCTGGGACGTGTTCGACGCACTGATGACGCCGGGGGACGTGATCGCGGTGGTGACGTGGCGCGACCAAGCGGCGACCGAAGCGTTCGAACGCGGTGCAGCGGCGGCAGACGGCTCGCGCCGCCGGAACGTACGCATCATCCGTGAGTACGGCATGTTCGATCGCCGGGAAGCACCGCAATATTTTGCAGAGGCACAACGCTCGTAG
- a CDS encoding LysR family transcriptional regulator, producing the protein MGLSLEIDLLRSFAVIAEVRALSRAAHRIGRTQSALSQQMKRLEEIVDQPLFQRTGRGVVLTSPGERLLIHAQRILRAHDEAMADLCGKGLSGRIRFGCPDDYAAVFLPSLLRQFSSQHPHALVEVVCAPTPRLIEQLEKRAVDLAMISLPEGSPNDDIIRREQLVWVGYPGMDSAHFDPLPLALSDPDTLDHLAACDALQRAGRAYRIAYASSSLSGLTALVRSGQAFAVLTQTAVPADLQVLNADPGLPPLPSAGISLKFARARPSLLSAAFAEHIRLSLPLL; encoded by the coding sequence TTGGGTCTTTCACTCGAAATCGATCTGCTGCGCTCGTTTGCCGTCATCGCCGAGGTGCGGGCGCTCAGTCGCGCGGCCCATCGCATCGGCCGGACTCAGTCCGCGCTGAGTCAGCAGATGAAGCGGCTCGAGGAAATCGTCGATCAGCCGCTGTTTCAACGCACCGGTCGCGGCGTGGTGCTGACGAGTCCCGGCGAGCGTCTGCTGATTCACGCCCAACGCATTCTGCGCGCGCACGACGAGGCGATGGCCGATCTGTGCGGCAAGGGGCTGTCGGGGCGGATCCGCTTCGGCTGTCCGGACGACTACGCCGCCGTCTTCCTGCCTTCGTTGCTGAGGCAGTTCTCGAGCCAGCATCCGCATGCGCTCGTGGAAGTCGTTTGCGCGCCCACGCCACGCCTTATCGAACAACTGGAAAAGCGTGCCGTGGACCTCGCGATGATCTCGTTGCCCGAAGGCAGCCCGAACGACGACATCATCCGCCGCGAGCAGTTGGTCTGGGTCGGCTATCCCGGGATGGATTCGGCGCACTTCGACCCGTTGCCGCTCGCGCTTTCCGATCCCGACACGCTCGATCACCTCGCGGCCTGCGACGCGCTGCAACGCGCCGGCCGCGCGTATCGCATCGCGTATGCGAGCAGCAGTCTCTCGGGTCTCACCGCGCTGGTTCGCTCGGGGCAGGCTTTCGCGGTCCTCACGCAGACCGCCGTTCCAGCGGATCTGCAGGTACTCAATGCCGACCCTGGATTGCCACCGTTACCCAGTGCCGGCATCTCCCTGAAATTCGCGCGGGCGCGTCCATCGCTCTTGAGCGCCGCGTTTGCGGAGCACATCAGGCTCAGTCTGCCTTTGCTGTGA
- a CDS encoding LysR family transcriptional regulator, protein MDKLREMEIFVAIVDRGSFTGAADKLDMSPGGVSRAVNSLESRLGTQLLARTTRTVRPTDAGMAYLEACRKVLDTITDAEASIAVDPLNPVGTLTVSAPVLFGQRYVAPLINAFALRYPDVTINAVYADRTTRLLEEGVDVALRIGHLGDSSTYAIPLGFVRRRTYAAPSYLAERGEPDHPRDLINHHCVSFTGVSQPLEWVFNENGSRLPVRVRPRMVVDLGPAAILAAAEGVGITQLLSYQAAPEVADGKLQPVLTSFEPESVPVSLLHVERRSTSGKIRAFVEYVTETLRKNPHLQAADATATRTSR, encoded by the coding sequence ATGGACAAATTGCGTGAGATGGAGATCTTCGTCGCGATCGTCGACCGAGGCAGCTTTACCGGCGCCGCCGACAAACTCGACATGTCGCCCGGCGGGGTTTCACGCGCGGTCAATTCGCTGGAATCCCGTCTCGGCACGCAACTGCTCGCCCGGACGACTCGAACGGTTCGTCCGACGGATGCGGGCATGGCTTACCTCGAAGCCTGCAGGAAGGTGCTGGACACCATCACGGACGCGGAAGCCAGCATCGCGGTCGATCCGCTCAATCCCGTAGGGACGTTGACCGTCTCCGCGCCGGTCCTGTTTGGCCAGCGATATGTGGCGCCGCTGATCAACGCCTTCGCGTTGCGTTATCCGGACGTCACCATCAACGCGGTGTACGCCGATCGAACCACGCGGCTTCTAGAGGAAGGGGTGGACGTGGCGCTCCGTATCGGCCACCTCGGAGACTCCTCGACATACGCCATTCCGTTGGGTTTTGTGCGGCGTCGAACCTATGCGGCGCCCTCTTACCTAGCCGAGCGTGGGGAACCTGATCACCCCAGGGATCTGATCAATCACCACTGCGTGTCGTTCACCGGCGTCTCGCAACCGCTCGAATGGGTGTTCAACGAAAACGGCTCGAGGCTGCCCGTCCGGGTTCGGCCGCGGATGGTGGTCGACCTCGGTCCCGCCGCCATCCTCGCCGCCGCCGAAGGCGTGGGCATCACTCAGTTGCTGTCGTACCAGGCGGCGCCGGAGGTAGCCGACGGCAAACTCCAACCGGTCCTGACGTCATTCGAGCCCGAGTCGGTCCCGGTGAGCTTGTTGCATGTCGAGCGGCGCAGCACCAGCGGCAAGATTCGCGCTTTCGTGGAATACGTGACCGAGACGCTGCGTAAGAATCCGCACCTTCAGGCTGCGGACGCTACCGCTACGCGAACTTCGCGGTAG